A genome region from Triticum aestivum cultivar Chinese Spring chromosome 2B, IWGSC CS RefSeq v2.1, whole genome shotgun sequence includes the following:
- the LOC123045198 gene encoding transcription factor BHLH6, with the protein MDPDMGENFAYYWETQRYLESEELVDSIFVGATEDAISYYDSSSPDGSHSSSTPMGSALPGAGMGMDGTGANKNILMERDRRRKLNEKLYTLRSVVPNITKMDKASIIKDAIEYIQQLQAEERQMEAEVSALESATGAEDDYDGGLSVDQVSSAQRKKVKRALSVSSMNDALLAAAATVASPPVEVLELRVSEVSEKVLVVSVTCSKQRDAMTKVCRALEELRLRVITANITSVSGCLMHTLFVEVDEMDRFQMKETVEAALSQLDSMGSPPLSSMSY; encoded by the exons ATGGACCCGGACATGGGCGAGAACTTCGCATACTACTGGGAGACGCAGCGCTACCTCGAGTCGGAGGAGCTCGTTGACAG CATCTTCGTCGGGGCGACCGAAGACGCCATCTCGTACTACGACTCCAGCTCGCCGGATGGTTCCCACTCGTCCTCGACGCCGATGGGGTCGGCCCTGCCAGGGGCGGGGATGGGGATGGACGGCACTGGGGCGAACAAGAACATACTGATGGAACGCGACCGCCGCCGCAAGCTCAATGAGAAGCTCTACACGCTCCGGAGCGTCGTGCCCAACATCACCAAG ATGGACAAGGCCTCGATCATCAAGGACGCGATCGAGTACATCCAGCAGCTGCAGGCAGAGGAGCGGCAGATGGAGGCGGAGGTGTCCGCGCTCGAGTCCGCCACCGGCGCGGAGGATGACTACGACGGCGGCCTCTCCGTGGACCAGGTCTCCTCGGCGCAGAGGAAGAAGGTGAAGCGCGCTCTCTCGGTCTCGTCCATGAACGACGCGCTGCTCgccgcggcggcgacggtggcctcGCCGCCGGTGGAGGTCCTGGAGCTGCGCGTGTCGGAGGTGAGCGAGAAGGTGCTGGTGGTGAGCGTGACGTGCAGCAAGCAGCGCGACGCCATGACCAAGGTGTGCCGCGCGCTCGAGGAGCTCCGCCTCAGGGTCATCACCGCCAACATCACCTCCGTCTCCGGCTGCCTCATGCACACCCTCTTCGTCGAG GTAGATGAGATGGACCGCTTCCAGATGAAGGAGACGGTGGAGGCTGCTCTCTCGCAGCTTGATTCCATGGGGAGCCCGCCGCTTAGTTCGATGAGCTATTAG